In the genome of Streptomyces racemochromogenes, one region contains:
- the galT gene encoding galactose-1-phosphate uridylyltransferase: MHRTVTELADGRELIYYDSSPGRDRGAKDLRPLDPVVSAPELRRDPATGDWVTVAAHRQSRTYRPAADACPLCPSREGLLSEIPAADYEVAVFENRFPSLSGAAGRCEVVCFTPDHDCGFAALTPARARLVLDAWTDRTAELSARPGTRQVYCFENRGAEIGVTLPHPHGQIYAFSTPTPRTVKHLAAAAAHRAATGRNLFEDLLAEARAATERVVLAGEHWTAFVPYAARWPYEVHLYPHRRVADLTCLDEAERAEFPGLYLDLLRRFDRLFGLAEPTPYVSAWHQAPTADGGELALHLELFTVRRAADKLKYLAGTESGMDAFMNDVAPETAARRLREAR, from the coding sequence GTGCACAGGACCGTCACCGAACTCGCGGACGGCCGCGAGCTCATCTACTACGACAGCTCCCCCGGCAGGGACCGCGGCGCCAAGGACCTCCGGCCGCTCGACCCGGTCGTGAGCGCCCCCGAGCTGCGCCGGGATCCGGCGACCGGGGACTGGGTCACCGTCGCCGCCCACCGGCAGTCCCGCACCTACCGTCCGGCCGCCGACGCCTGCCCGCTGTGTCCGTCCCGGGAGGGACTGCTGAGCGAGATCCCGGCCGCCGACTACGAGGTGGCCGTCTTCGAGAACCGTTTCCCCTCCCTGTCCGGCGCGGCCGGCCGGTGCGAGGTGGTGTGCTTCACCCCGGACCACGACTGCGGGTTCGCCGCACTCACCCCCGCGCGGGCCCGGCTGGTGCTGGACGCCTGGACCGACCGGACCGCCGAACTGTCGGCCCGTCCCGGCACCCGCCAGGTGTACTGCTTCGAGAACCGGGGCGCCGAGATCGGCGTCACCCTCCCGCACCCGCACGGGCAGATCTACGCCTTCTCCACGCCCACTCCGCGCACCGTCAAGCACCTCGCCGCGGCGGCCGCCCACCGCGCCGCCACCGGGCGGAACCTCTTCGAGGACCTGCTCGCCGAGGCCCGCGCGGCCACGGAGCGGGTGGTGCTCGCCGGGGAGCACTGGACGGCGTTCGTCCCGTACGCCGCCCGCTGGCCGTACGAGGTGCACCTGTACCCGCACCGCCGGGTGGCCGACCTGACCTGCCTCGACGAGGCCGAGCGGGCCGAGTTCCCCGGCCTGTACCTGGACCTGCTGCGCCGCTTCGACCGCCTCTTCGGGCTGGCCGAGCCCACCCCGTACGTCTCGGCCTGGCACCAGGCCCCGACGGCCGACGGCGGTGAACTCGCCCTCCACCTGGAGCTGTTCACCGTCCGGCGGGCCGCCGACAAGCTGAAGTACCTGGCCGGGACGGAGTCCGGCATGGACGCGTTCATGAACGACGTGGCTCCGGAGACGGCGGCCCGGCGACTGCGGGAGGCACGGTGA
- a CDS encoding SpoIIE family protein phosphatase has protein sequence MRPPLSKGFKSVAGQVFVLQVAIVVLLAAGALLALLLQSRHDVDREARNRSVAVAETFAHSPDLQEALRTPDPSATLQPLAEVTRKAAGVDFIVAMDTHGIRYSHPQPDRIGKRFVGNIEPSLAGRVHTESVQGPLGKEIQAVVPVTAPDGRVVGLVSAGLTVENVSGAFDRQLPVILLAMAIGLTLATAGTALTSRRLRRQTHGLGPQEMTRMYEHHDAVLHSVREGVVITDGDGRLVLANDEAKRLLGLPEEAEGRRIDEVPGLDSRMADLLRSGRVATDEVLETGDRMLVVNQRPTHPRGRPEGAAVTIRDSTDMQVLTGRAEAARKRLRLLYDATGDIGTTLDVERTAQELADVAVPRFADYVTVDLAGPVLDGEEPGPDSDMRRTAVSGISRDHPLYPLGRVIEFKPTTPQARGYDTGKTELVPDLADAPGWHVQDPRRAEAIVEYGIHSLIAAPLKARGVVLGVVNFWRASKPEPFDEDDVSLAEELVARAAVAMDNARRYTREHTLAVTLQRSLLPRGLPEQSAVDAAHCYLPAQSGVGGDWFDVIPLPGGRVALVVGDVVGHGLHAAATMGRLRTAVHNFTSLDLPPDELLARLDDLVQRIDEDDTDGAGGMLGATCLYAVYDPVSRTCTLSRAGHLPPLVVAPDGSTEIVDLPAGPPLGLGGMPFETTELRLAEGSQLVLYTDGLVEQRTRDIEEGLEMLREALSHPDRDPQESCLAVLDAMLPARPTDDVALLIARTRTLGPDRVAQWDVPPRASGVGVVRNLASAKLEEWGMDELAFTTELILSELITNALRHGVPPVRVRLLHDHALTCEVWDGSSTAPHLRYAATTDEGGRGLFLVAQLSEHWGTRYTPDGKVIWSEQALQGPTNGVPLDVFGDLEP, from the coding sequence GTGCGGCCACCCCTGAGCAAGGGATTCAAGAGCGTCGCCGGACAGGTGTTCGTCCTGCAGGTGGCGATCGTGGTGTTGCTCGCCGCCGGTGCCCTCCTGGCGCTGCTCCTGCAGTCCCGCCACGACGTCGACCGTGAGGCGCGCAACCGGTCGGTCGCCGTCGCGGAGACCTTCGCGCACTCCCCGGACCTCCAGGAGGCGCTGCGGACACCGGACCCGTCCGCCACCCTGCAGCCCCTGGCCGAGGTCACCCGCAAGGCCGCCGGGGTCGACTTCATCGTGGCCATGGACACCCACGGGATCCGCTACAGCCATCCCCAGCCCGACCGCATCGGCAAGCGTTTCGTGGGGAACATCGAGCCCTCCCTCGCCGGCCGGGTCCACACCGAGAGCGTGCAGGGCCCCCTCGGCAAGGAGATCCAGGCGGTGGTGCCCGTCACCGCGCCCGACGGACGGGTCGTCGGGCTGGTGTCCGCGGGCCTGACCGTGGAGAACGTCAGCGGCGCCTTCGACCGCCAGCTCCCGGTGATCCTGCTGGCCATGGCCATCGGCCTGACCTTGGCCACCGCCGGAACCGCCCTGACCAGCCGCCGCCTGCGCCGGCAGACGCACGGGCTGGGCCCCCAGGAGATGACCCGGATGTACGAGCACCACGACGCGGTGCTCCACTCCGTCCGCGAGGGGGTGGTGATCACGGACGGGGACGGGCGGCTGGTCCTGGCGAACGACGAGGCCAAGAGGCTGCTGGGGCTGCCCGAGGAGGCCGAGGGCCGCCGCATCGACGAGGTGCCGGGCCTGGACAGCCGGATGGCCGACCTGCTGCGCTCGGGCCGGGTGGCCACGGACGAGGTGCTGGAGACCGGCGACCGGATGCTCGTCGTCAACCAGCGGCCCACCCATCCGCGCGGCCGGCCGGAGGGCGCGGCCGTCACCATCCGCGACTCCACCGACATGCAGGTCCTCACCGGCCGCGCCGAGGCCGCCCGCAAGCGGCTGCGGCTGCTGTACGACGCCACCGGCGACATCGGCACCACCCTGGACGTGGAGCGGACCGCCCAGGAGCTCGCCGACGTCGCCGTCCCCCGGTTCGCGGACTACGTCACCGTCGACCTGGCCGGCCCGGTGCTGGACGGCGAGGAGCCCGGCCCGGACTCCGACATGCGGCGCACCGCCGTCAGCGGCATCAGCCGGGACCATCCGCTGTACCCGCTCGGGCGGGTGATCGAGTTCAAGCCCACCACCCCGCAGGCGCGCGGCTACGACACGGGGAAGACGGAGCTGGTGCCCGACCTGGCCGACGCTCCGGGCTGGCACGTGCAGGACCCCCGCCGGGCCGAGGCCATCGTCGAGTACGGGATCCACTCGCTGATCGCGGCGCCGCTCAAGGCCAGGGGCGTGGTCCTCGGCGTGGTCAACTTCTGGCGGGCCAGCAAGCCCGAGCCGTTCGACGAGGACGACGTGTCGCTCGCGGAGGAGCTCGTCGCCCGGGCCGCCGTGGCCATGGACAACGCCCGCCGCTACACCCGTGAGCACACCCTGGCCGTCACCCTCCAGCGCAGCCTGCTGCCGCGCGGCCTGCCCGAGCAGAGCGCCGTGGACGCGGCGCACTGCTACCTGCCCGCGCAGTCGGGGGTGGGCGGGGACTGGTTCGACGTGATCCCGCTGCCGGGCGGCCGGGTCGCCCTGGTCGTCGGGGACGTGGTCGGGCACGGGCTGCACGCGGCCGCGACGATGGGGCGGCTGCGCACGGCGGTGCACAACTTCACCTCCCTCGACCTGCCGCCGGACGAGCTCCTGGCCCGGCTCGACGACCTGGTGCAGCGCATCGACGAGGACGACACCGACGGGGCCGGCGGGATGCTGGGCGCCACCTGCCTGTACGCCGTGTACGACCCGGTGTCCCGGACCTGCACCCTGTCCCGGGCCGGGCACCTGCCGCCGCTGGTGGTCGCCCCGGACGGCAGCACGGAGATCGTCGACCTGCCGGCCGGGCCCCCGCTCGGGCTGGGCGGCATGCCGTTCGAGACGACCGAGCTGCGCCTGGCGGAGGGCAGTCAGCTGGTGCTGTACACGGACGGGCTGGTGGAGCAGCGGACCCGGGACATCGAGGAGGGGCTGGAGATGCTGCGGGAGGCGCTGAGCCACCCGGACCGGGACCCGCAGGAGAGCTGTCTCGCGGTCCTCGACGCCATGCTGCCGGCCCGGCCGACCGACGACGTGGCCCTGCTCATCGCCCGGACCCGGACGCTGGGGCCCGACCGGGTCGCGCAGTGGGACGTGCCGCCGAGGGCCAGCGGGGTCGGCGTCGTGCGGAACCTGGCGTCCGCCAAGCTGGAGGAGTGGGGGATGGATGAGCTCGCGTTCACCACGGAGCTCATCCTCAGCGAGCTGATCACCAACGCCCTGCGGCACGGGGTGCCCCCGGTACGGGTCCGGCTGCTCCACGACCACGCCCTGACCTGCGAGGTGTGGGACGGCAGCAGCACCGCCCCGCACCTGCGGTACGCGGCCACCACGGACGAGGGCGGGCGCGGGCTGTTCCTCGTGGCGCAGCTCAGCGAGCACTGGGGCACCCGGTACACCCCGGACGGCAAGGTCATCTGGTCGGAGCAGGCCCTCCAGGGCCCCACGAACGGCGTACCCCTGGACGTCTTCGGGGACCTCGAACCGTAG
- the galK gene encoding galactokinase, whose product MTARVREEFERIHGRPPEGVWAAPGRVNLIGEHTDYNDGFALPMALPRTTLLAARRRGDGLLRVHSAQGDGRVAEFAVAELAPGAADGWARYPAGVVWALRERGLPVGGADLHVDSTVPTGAGLSSSAALECAVAVAYDELYGLRLERPELARVAQYAENAFAGVPCGVMDQMASLCCAEGSALHLDSRGPSVRQVPFDLTGHGLSLLVLDTRVKHDLADGAYAALRAGCERAARLLGLPALRDLDERGLAGALAGLPGELVPLVRHVVTENARVGRAVDRLTAGRPEALGPLLTAGHASLRDDYRVSCPETDLAVDAAVAAGALGARMTGGGFGGSVIALVPAGRAESVGRAVSDAFAAAGFLRPAVLDAVPSAGARRIA is encoded by the coding sequence GTGACGGCGCGGGTGCGCGAGGAGTTCGAGCGGATCCACGGCCGCCCGCCGGAGGGGGTCTGGGCCGCACCGGGCCGGGTCAACCTGATCGGCGAGCACACCGACTACAACGACGGCTTCGCCCTGCCCATGGCCCTGCCGCGGACCACCCTGCTCGCCGCCCGCCGGCGCGGCGACGGCCTGCTGCGGGTGCACAGCGCCCAGGGCGACGGCCGGGTCGCCGAGTTCGCGGTGGCCGAGCTCGCCCCCGGCGCGGCCGACGGCTGGGCCCGGTATCCCGCCGGGGTGGTCTGGGCGCTGCGCGAGCGGGGCCTGCCCGTCGGCGGGGCCGACCTGCACGTGGACAGCACGGTGCCCACGGGTGCCGGACTGTCCTCGTCCGCGGCCCTGGAGTGCGCGGTGGCCGTCGCCTACGACGAGCTGTACGGGCTGCGGCTGGAGCGGCCTGAGCTGGCACGGGTGGCGCAGTACGCGGAGAACGCCTTCGCCGGCGTGCCGTGCGGGGTCATGGACCAGATGGCCTCGCTGTGCTGTGCCGAGGGCAGCGCCCTGCACCTGGACAGCCGGGGTCCGTCGGTCCGGCAGGTCCCCTTCGACCTCACCGGGCACGGGCTGTCGCTGCTGGTGCTGGACACCCGGGTCAAGCACGACCTCGCCGACGGGGCGTACGCCGCCCTGCGGGCGGGGTGCGAGCGGGCCGCGCGGCTGCTGGGCCTGCCCGCCCTGCGGGACCTCGACGAGCGGGGGCTGGCGGGCGCGCTGGCCGGGCTGCCCGGCGAACTCGTCCCGCTGGTGCGGCACGTGGTCACCGAGAACGCCCGGGTCGGCCGGGCCGTGGACCGCCTGACGGCCGGCCGGCCGGAGGCCCTGGGCCCGCTGCTGACCGCCGGGCACGCCTCCCTCCGCGACGACTACCGGGTCTCCTGCCCGGAGACCGACCTCGCGGTGGACGCCGCCGTCGCGGCGGGTGCGCTGGGGGCGCGGATGACCGGCGGCGGGTTCGGCGGTTCCGTGATCGCCCTGGTCCCGGCCGGGCGGGCGGAGTCCGTGGGCCGGGCCGTGTCGGACGCCTTCGCGGCGGCCGGGTTTCTCCGCCCGGCGGTGCTGGACGCCGTGCCGTCGGCGGGGGCCCGCCGGATCGCCTGA
- a CDS encoding VanW family protein: MRPAGSWTGKNWRIALPVAGGALVLGLGGLYAAGLAVGDDVADGTRVRGVEIGGMSRAAAQSTLLRELGPRAGAPIPAGIGDRVEQVAPASVGLSLDAAATAERASRAGYGPVEVIGRLFASGDPDLEPVIRTDERAARAGVDRLVADTAQEVRDGSVAFEAGKPRVVPARTGVTLVGDQALGTLRDAYLRPAGAPVALPVTRTEPRVGAEETGRALREFAQPAVSGPVTLSVAGARIPVSPAVLGEHLEMNPDAGGRLVPALDSDALLADPAVAGPLAEAAGRPRDAALDVDAAGRVVVARSSSAGQEVTGEALGRAVLPALTRSGAGRSAEVATKAVEPELTDAEVRSLGIKEQMSSFTVQFPAAPYRTTNIGRAVELINGSVVMPGEEWSFNRTVGERTKENGFVDGIMINDGRYVKSPGGGVSAVATTMYNAMFFAGLKPLEHGAHSFYIERYPEGREATVAWGSLDLRWLNDSGHPVYVKASSTDTSLTISLLGTKKYDEIRATKGPRTHVVPPAKINAAGPKCEVQTPLEGFDVTVGRVFVTNGQEVRREEYKTHYTPRDEVTCEPATAPGTAPGGTTPGGTPTPGTTTAGVPSAAQPAAQAAAAQGR; this comes from the coding sequence GTGCGACCTGCGGGAAGCTGGACGGGGAAGAACTGGCGGATCGCGCTGCCGGTGGCGGGAGGGGCCCTCGTGCTCGGCCTCGGCGGCCTCTACGCGGCCGGGCTCGCCGTGGGCGACGACGTCGCCGACGGCACCCGGGTCCGGGGCGTCGAGATCGGCGGCATGAGCCGTGCGGCGGCGCAGAGCACGCTGCTCCGGGAGCTCGGTCCGCGGGCCGGTGCCCCCATCCCGGCGGGCATCGGGGACCGCGTCGAGCAGGTCGCCCCCGCGTCCGTCGGCCTGTCCCTGGACGCCGCCGCGACCGCCGAGCGCGCTTCCCGCGCGGGCTACGGGCCGGTCGAGGTCATCGGCAGGCTCTTCGCCTCCGGCGACCCGGACCTGGAGCCCGTGATCCGTACCGACGAGCGGGCCGCCCGCGCCGGCGTCGACCGGCTGGTGGCGGACACCGCCCAGGAGGTCCGCGACGGGTCCGTCGCCTTCGAAGCCGGCAAGCCCCGGGTCGTGCCCGCGCGGACCGGGGTCACCCTGGTCGGGGACCAGGCCCTCGGCACCCTCCGGGACGCCTACCTCCGCCCGGCCGGCGCCCCCGTCGCCCTGCCCGTCACCCGCACCGAACCGCGCGTGGGCGCGGAGGAGACCGGGCGGGCCCTGCGCGAGTTCGCCCAGCCCGCCGTGTCCGGGCCGGTCACCCTCAGCGTCGCCGGTGCGCGGATACCCGTGAGCCCCGCGGTCCTGGGCGAGCACCTGGAGATGAACCCCGACGCGGGCGGCCGCCTGGTGCCCGCCCTCGACTCCGACGCCCTGCTCGCCGACCCCGCCGTGGCGGGCCCCCTCGCCGAGGCCGCCGGCCGGCCGCGCGACGCCGCTCTCGACGTGGACGCGGCCGGACGCGTGGTGGTCGCGCGGAGCAGCAGTGCGGGGCAGGAGGTCACCGGGGAGGCCCTCGGCCGGGCCGTGCTGCCCGCGCTGACCCGCTCGGGCGCCGGCCGGAGCGCCGAGGTGGCCACCAAGGCCGTCGAGCCGGAGCTCACCGACGCGGAGGTGCGGAGCCTGGGGATCAAGGAGCAGATGTCCTCCTTCACCGTGCAGTTCCCGGCCGCCCCGTACCGGACCACCAACATCGGGCGTGCCGTGGAGCTGATCAACGGCTCCGTGGTCATGCCGGGCGAGGAGTGGAGCTTCAACCGCACGGTCGGCGAGCGCACCAAGGAGAACGGCTTCGTCGACGGGATCATGATCAACGACGGCCGGTACGTGAAGTCGCCCGGCGGCGGCGTCTCCGCGGTCGCCACCACCATGTACAACGCCATGTTCTTCGCGGGCCTCAAGCCCCTGGAGCACGGCGCGCACTCCTTCTACATCGAGCGCTACCCCGAGGGCCGGGAGGCCACCGTCGCCTGGGGCAGCCTCGACCTGCGCTGGCTCAACGACTCCGGGCACCCGGTGTACGTGAAGGCCAGTTCGACGGACACCTCGCTGACGATCTCCCTGCTCGGCACGAAGAAGTACGACGAGATCCGCGCGACCAAGGGCCCCCGCACCCATGTCGTGCCGCCCGCCAAGATCAACGCCGCCGGGCCGAAGTGCGAGGTGCAGACGCCCCTGGAGGGCTTCGACGTGACCGTGGGCCGGGTGTTCGTCACCAACGGCCAGGAGGTCAGGCGCGAGGAGTACAAGACGCACTACACCCCGCGCGACGAGGTCACCTGCGAGCCGGCGACCGCGCCCGGCACGGCGCCCGGCGGCACGACGCCCGGCGGCACGCCCACGCCGGGCACCACGACGGCGGGCGTCCCTTCGGCCGCTCAGCCGGCCGCCCAGGCCGCCGCCGCACAGGGCCGGTAG
- a CDS encoding sensor histidine kinase, which produces MPWPPPASILVSVVRTPPIPRPVPGPPRGAPPSGWARTAAQAAGVALLGLGVFAAVAWAGLAPHPSFQLLVIAAAALLFPLRGRFPGPVLLALAVLTGLSGGAGPLAAVAAYGLARRTVRARRRARLPAAAAVLLVATATAAAPVVGPGPVPYGLALGLALAPTAVIVPGLVGTAQGQQQRLVRALRERGDAAERARLAADSEARTHERSRIAAEMHDLLGHRLSLISLHAGGLELALDRAAPELREEAVLVRRTTRDAMSELRQVLGVLGPLGRDAGPGVLTDATGTRADVEALVAESRGGGVAVRLDWTGPDLDGRPAAVRRAAHRVVREALTNVHRYAPSAHVTVGVAHEGEAVRITVRNGAPSGPPVPAGSLGTGRGLTGLRERVEVLGGSFEAAPLPSGGFLVDAVLPAEPGDAVVPHAAGPQGAGAALGAEGGGAEGGAANALTLALGLGALCVLMALATAFVYGSAPRPDSGPRPLPRVGMTYDEVTGLGVVDNKAVRAAATGHEPPRPAGTAGCAYPFNGATEVRPGGLLVARYCFDAGQRLIAVDRFTVPSVRDASPWETP; this is translated from the coding sequence ATGCCGTGGCCGCCGCCCGCGTCAATACTGGTCAGCGTGGTGCGCACTCCCCCGATCCCCCGTCCTGTCCCCGGCCCGCCGCGCGGGGCCCCACCCTCCGGGTGGGCGCGTACGGCGGCCCAGGCCGCCGGGGTGGCCCTGCTGGGCCTGGGCGTGTTCGCGGCCGTCGCGTGGGCCGGGCTCGCGCCGCACCCGTCGTTCCAGCTGCTGGTGATCGCCGCCGCCGCCCTGCTCTTCCCGCTGCGCGGCCGCTTCCCCGGGCCGGTCCTGCTCGCGCTGGCCGTGCTGACCGGGCTGTCGGGCGGCGCCGGTCCGCTCGCGGCGGTGGCCGCGTACGGGCTGGCGCGGCGGACGGTCCGGGCACGGCGGCGTGCCCGGCTGCCGGCCGCGGCGGCGGTCCTGCTGGTGGCCACCGCCACGGCGGCCGCGCCCGTGGTGGGGCCGGGGCCCGTCCCGTACGGTCTGGCGCTCGGGCTGGCCCTGGCGCCGACGGCGGTGATCGTCCCGGGGCTGGTGGGTACGGCGCAGGGGCAGCAGCAGCGCCTGGTACGGGCCCTGCGCGAGCGCGGGGACGCGGCGGAGCGGGCCCGGCTGGCGGCCGACAGCGAGGCCCGCACCCACGAGCGCTCCCGTATCGCCGCCGAGATGCACGACCTCCTCGGCCACCGGCTCAGCCTGATCTCGCTGCACGCGGGCGGGCTGGAACTGGCCCTGGACCGGGCCGCTCCGGAGCTGCGCGAGGAGGCCGTCCTGGTACGCCGGACCACCCGGGACGCGATGAGCGAGCTGCGGCAGGTCCTCGGCGTGCTCGGCCCGCTGGGCCGCGACGCCGGTCCCGGCGTCCTCACGGACGCGACGGGCACCCGCGCCGACGTCGAGGCGCTGGTGGCGGAGTCCAGGGGCGGCGGGGTGGCCGTACGGCTGGACTGGACGGGACCGGACCTGGACGGCCGCCCCGCGGCGGTGCGCAGGGCGGCGCACCGGGTGGTGCGCGAGGCCCTGACCAACGTCCACCGGTACGCCCCCTCGGCCCACGTCACCGTCGGCGTCGCGCACGAGGGGGAGGCCGTACGGATCACCGTGCGCAACGGCGCGCCGTCCGGGCCGCCCGTCCCGGCCGGGAGCCTGGGGACCGGGCGCGGCCTGACGGGGCTCCGGGAGCGCGTGGAGGTCCTCGGCGGGTCCTTCGAGGCGGCCCCGCTGCCGTCCGGCGGGTTCCTGGTGGACGCGGTCCTGCCGGCGGAGCCCGGTGACGCGGTCGTCCCGCACGCCGCCGGGCCGCAGGGGGCCGGCGCCGCCTTGGGCGCGGAGGGCGGCGGCGCCGAGGGAGGGGCGGCGAACGCGCTGACGCTCGCCCTGGGACTGGGGGCGCTGTGCGTGCTGATGGCCCTGGCGACCGCCTTCGTGTACGGCAGCGCGCCGCGGCCGGACTCCGGGCCGCGCCCGCTGCCGCGGGTCGGGATGACGTACGACGAGGTGACGGGGCTCGGCGTCGTCGACAACAAGGCGGTGCGCGCGGCCGCCACGGGGCACGAGCCGCCGCGCCCGGCCGGCACGGCCGGCTGCGCGTACCCGTTCAACGGCGCGACCGAGGTCCGCCCGGGCGGCCTGCTGGTGGCCCGCTACTGCTTCGACGCCGGACAGCGTCTGATCGCCGTCGACCGTTTCACCGTCCCGTCGGTGCGGGACGCCTCACCCTGGGAGACCCCTTGA
- a CDS encoding M15 family metallopeptidase, which translates to MPVPAATAALVAQVSGVPAGKLGASMRAGCPVPAERLRLIRMNHWGFDGKVHRGELVVHQDAVQPLLYVFGRALEARFPIRRMRVAADYGGDDLAAMADDNTSAFNCRPVTGDSGRLSRHSWGLAVDVNPVENPYVDRGGTVHPPAGRAYLRRNRARPGMITEDGVPARAFRRVGWHWGGEWWSSPDYQHFSADGG; encoded by the coding sequence GTGCCGGTGCCGGCCGCGACGGCGGCGCTCGTGGCGCAGGTGTCGGGCGTGCCGGCGGGGAAGCTGGGGGCGAGCATGCGGGCCGGCTGCCCGGTGCCGGCGGAGCGGCTGCGGCTGATCCGGATGAACCACTGGGGCTTCGACGGGAAGGTCCACCGGGGCGAGCTGGTCGTCCACCAGGACGCGGTGCAGCCGCTGCTGTACGTCTTCGGCCGGGCACTGGAGGCCCGTTTCCCGATCCGGCGGATGCGCGTGGCGGCCGACTACGGCGGCGACGACCTCGCGGCGATGGCCGACGACAACACCTCGGCCTTCAACTGCCGGCCGGTGACCGGGGACTCCGGGAGGCTGTCGCGGCACTCGTGGGGGCTGGCCGTGGACGTCAACCCGGTCGAGAACCCGTACGTCGACCGGGGCGGGACGGTGCACCCGCCGGCGGGCCGGGCCTACCTGCGGCGGAACCGGGCCCGCCCCGGGATGATCACCGAGGACGGCGTGCCGGCCAGGGCGTTCCGCCGCGTCGGCTGGCACTGGGGCGGCGAGTGGTGGTCGAGCCCGGACTACCAGCACTTCTCGGCCGACGGCGGATAG